The Actinoplanes sp. N902-109 genomic interval TTCCGGTCCGAGGCGCGGCCGGAAGGTGAGGAGCACCGCATCCTCGACCCGGCCGGCCGCGTCCTCGTGCACCACGTGCCGCAGCCCGGCTCCTTCGCGGGGCGGCCCGAGATCGACCGTGGCGTGCTGCGTGATCTGCTGCTCGGCTCGCTGCCGGAGGGCACGATCGCGTGGCAGCACCGGCTGACCGGGGTGACACCGCTGCCCGGCGGGGGCTTCCGGCTGACGTTCGAGGGCGGGCGGCGTGCCGAGTGCGACGTTCTCGTCGGCGCGGACGGCGCACGGTCGGTGGTGAGGCCGCTGCTGACCGGTACGTCGTTGGCCGCGGTCTCGCTTGTGGTGGAGCTGACCGTCCGCGACGCCGACCGGCGCCATCCGGGGATCGCCGAGCTGGTCGGCCCGGGCAATCTGTGGTGTGTCGGCGACAGCCGCATTCTTTCGGCGCAGCGACTCGGCGACGGCAGCATCCGCGTCGGCATAACGCTGCCGGCCGAGCCGGCAGCATCGCCCGGCACGGAAGGAACGGCGCCGGCAGCATCGCCCGGCACGGGAGGAACGGCGCCGGCCGCGGCGAGCGGGCAGCGGGCGGCGAAGACCGACCTGCGGGCGTACGAGGACAAGCGCACCCTGCTGGCCATGTTCGCAGGGTGGGCGGACCGGGTGACCGCGCTGATCGAGGCCGCCGACGGAACGCCGGTGCCGCGGCGGATCGAGGCGATGCCGCCCGGGACGCGCTGGGAGCACCGGCCGGGCCGCACGCTGATCGGGGACGCCGCCCACCTCATGCCGCCGGTCGGGGAGGGCGCCAACCAGGCCATGCTCGACGCCGCCGAGCTCGCCGCCGCGATGGCCGCCGAGCCGGGCGACCCGGATGCCGCGCTCCGCTCGTACGAGCAAGCGATGTTCGAGCGGATCCAGCCGATCGCCGAGATGTCGGCCCGGGTTCAGGCGATGATGCTCTCCCCCACCGCGGCAGCGGACCTCACCCGGTTCTTCACGCCGCGGTCCACGGAACCGGCGTGACGAACCGGATGAGGACGTACGCGAGCGGGTCGGCGACGGCGCGCTGATCACCGTGCACGGCTCGGGGCTCTGCCGGCCAGGACGGCGAGCGACCCAGCAGGGTGAGGATGCGCGCGAACGCGGCGTCCGGGGTGCGGCGGCGGGCGTCGCCGGAGACCGCTTCGGCCACCGGGAGGGCAAGGTCAGGCAGGCCGGCAGCGCGCAGATCGGGAATCGTAGGCTTCTGCTCATGGGACTGGGATGCCCTGCTGCGGATCCTGCAGCAGCTGGACCACCGGTGAGCGCGCCGGCCCTGGTGGTCATCCGGGGGAACAGCGGTAGCGGCAAGACGACCACGGCCCGCGAGGTCCGCCGGCGGTACGGCCGCGGCTGCGCGCTGATCGAGCAGGACCATCTGCGCCGGATTGTGCTGCGTGAGCACGACAGCGAGGACCTGCCGACCGTGGCTCCGGGCTTCATCGTGACCGTGGTTCAGGCGGCGCTGGCCGAGGGCTACCACGTCGTGCTGGAAGGCATGCTTCGCTCGCGCCGGTACGGCGGGCCGCTGCGCCGGTTGCTCGCCGGGCATGCCGGGCCGAGCAGCGTGTTCTGGATGCAGGTGTCGCTGGCCGAGACCATCCGCCGGCACGAGCGGCGCGCGGAGCCGATCCCGGTCACCGCCGCCGAGATGGCGGGGTGGTACCTCCCGATGGATGTGCTGGGCGTGCCCGGGGAGCAGATCATCGAAGAGGCCAGTGGGTTCGACGAGACGGTGACGCGGATCCTGCACGACAGCGGGCTGGCCGGGACGGCGGCGCTGACGCCTTGCCCGGTGTTGTGCCCCCGGTGTGCCGGGAACCCCTGACGGACGGTCCGGGGCGGTGATCGGTTGATCGGATGGCTGCCCTGGTCGAAGAGGGTCCAGGAGGGACCCGTCAGCCGATGGGGTCCGGCTGCCCGCGTGTGACAGTTGCGCTCGTGAATCGCTTCCTGCGCCGGGTCGCCGGGGCGGCCCTGGTCGTCACGCTGGTGGCCGCCGAGTCCGCCTGCATCTCGTCGGACGGCAACGGCATCGTCGATGCGGCGCTGCAGAGCCCGTTCGCCCCGGTCGTGATCAAGGTGCTCAAGCGCCGGGCAGCGACGATCAGCGGGCCGGCCGGCATCGCGACGCTGGTGGGGCTCTACGGGGTCGAGGAACTGCGCAAGGAGAGCCTGCGCCGGGCGAACTCCACGTTTCTCGTGGTGCGCCAGCAGCTCGGCGGGAAGCCCAAGGCGTCGGTCTTCCGCTTCGACTCCGGTCACCGGGTCCGCGTCGCCATGAACGGCAAGTTCGACGAGCTGATCGACAAGAACGTGGTGACGCTGACCGCCGACCCGGCCGTGGACTCCACCATCGTGGTGACCGACGCGACGACCGGTGACACCGTGGCACGGACCGGGTCGTTCAACATGACGGTGACCCAGGCGAAGGCCTACACCGGCATCGACTTCGACAGCGGGCAGCAGCTACGCCGCGACGACGGCACCATGGACTACAGCTTCTACGAGGTGCGGTTCGTCAACGGTGCGCGCGTGCACAAGTGGACCGGGGACGGCGATCCCACCCTGGCCGACTGCTCGTCCGTGCCCAGCGACGAGTGGTCCTCGTCGCTGCTGACCTTCAGCCCCGGTCACGTGGAGTTCTGCATCGTCACGAGCGAGGCACGGTTCGGCTATCTGCGGCTCACCAGCAACGTCGTCGCCAGCAACCGCTGGGTCCTCTGGCCGCCGCTGCGCTGAGCCGGTTGACGGGCGGGCCATGATGATCCGATGACGGTTGCCGAGCGCTATGCCGAGTTTGCGGTGCGGGAGGCGAAGGGCAGCTCCCCGACGTACGAAAGACTGGCTCTGGCAGTGGCCCGCCACCCGGCGTTGCTGGAGCTGATCGCGACGCTGCCGCCCGGCAAGCAGCAGCCCAATCTGCTGTTCGCCGTCGTGCGGCTGCTCGGCGGTCCGGTCGGTGACCCGGCGGCCTTCGCCGCTTTCGTGCTCGGGCGGTGGCCCCGGATCGAGCCGGAGATGCTGGCCCGGGCCACGCAGACCAACGAGCCGGGCCGGTGCGCCCTGCTGCTGCCGGTGCTGGCCGCCCTGCCACAGCCGCTGGCCCTGCTGGAGGCCGGCGCCTCCGCGGGGTTGAACCTCTATCCCGACCGCTACAGGTACGGCTACAGCGGCCACCCGGTCGGCACCAGCGGCCCGTTCCTCGACTGTGCCCTGACCGGCATCGCCCCGCCCACGCGGCTGCCGGAGGTGGTGTGGCGGGCCGGCATCGACCTGAACCCGCTGGACGTGACAAGCGCGGCAGACGTCGCCTGGCTGGAAGCGCTGATCTGGCCCGAGCACACCCACCGCCGGGCCCGGCTGCGCGCCGCCGCTGCGGTTGCCGCGGCCGATCCGCCGTACCTGGTCCGCGGTGATCTGGCCGGCGACCTGCCGGCGCTGGCGGCCCGGGCGCCGCGCGACGCCACCCTGGTGGTCTTCCACACCTCGGTGCTGTATCAGGTGCCGCCGGACCGCAGGTCGGCGTTCCTGGCGCTGGCGCCGCGGCTGGGCCGGTGGCTCTCGGTGGAGTCGCCGGACGTGGTGCCGCTGCCGGGACTGCCGGAGCCACCGGACGCCACGCTGCACAACGTGCTGGCGCTGGACGGCACGCCGCTGGCCTGGGCGAAGGGCCACGGCGAGGCGATGACCTGGTTCAGCGGATGACGCCGGCCCGGCGTCAGCGCCGCGCCGGCCAGATCGTGATGTCGCTGAAAGCCACCTCGTACGGGCCGGTGGCCGGCGCGTACTCCTCGGTCGAGATGCCCAGGGCGACCCGGCCGCCGCGGATGTCCCGGTCCTCGGCGGCCATGGTGCCGACCAGCTCACCGTCGCGCAGGATCTCGATGGTGCCCCCGGCGATCGACAGGGTGATCCGGGCCGGCGGGGCGTTCAGGCCGATCGGGGCACCGTCCAGCGGGAACGTCTTGAGCACCTCGACGGCCGAGGACTTGTGGGTGCTCACGTACACGTTGCGCTCGCACACCCGGACCTGGTAGCCCTTGAGGTTCTGGTAGCGCAGGTAGATCGCCGCGCAGCTGTCCCGGGTGAGCAGCCGCACCCCGACCTGGGCCTGCACGTCGGCGGGTTCGGCGTCGGCCGGCCCGCGGCAGCGATAGACGCCCTTGGTCTCGCGGCGCACCCGCAGCGCGCCGTCGAACGAGCAGCTCGCCCGCTCGGGTTTGCTCGCGGTGGGCTGCCACAGCCGTTCCTGGGCGAGCGCGTCCTGCAGCACCGGGGCCGGGCTGTCGGCCGAGACCTCGGTGCTGCCCGGGCGTGGCCACATCAGGTAACCGGCCCCGCCCACCAGCAGCGCCGCGACCAGCAGCAGCGCCACCGCGGCGGGCAGCACCCAGGGGCGGCGGGGCTGCGCGTCCCGGGTGAACGGCGACGGCGTGGTGCCCGGCACCGGCTGGGTGACGATCGAGTCCTCGAGATAGCCGATCTCGCTGACCGGCTGGGTGACGATGGCGTCCTCGGTGTAGCCGACCAGCGCGGCGGGCGCCGCCACGGCGGTCAGCTGCCGTCCGGAGTGGTAGCCGGTCGCGGCCTGCGCCTCCTGAGCGGCCACCCGCAGCCCCGGCTGGTGGGCCAGCGCCGCCGCCGCGGAGGCCGGCCGGTGCGGCCCGGTGACCAGCAGGTCGAGCAGCTCGCGGGCGGTGGGCCGGTGCGCGGGCTCCTTCTCCAGGGCGTGCGCGACCAGGTCGCGCAGGGGGCCGCTGAGCCCGCGCAGGTCGGGCCGGCCGGTGAGGATACGGGCCGCGGTGGCCGGCGGCGAGCCCGCGTTGAACGGGGTGCGGCCGGTGCCCGCGTACGCCACCACGCCACCCCAGGCGAACACGTCGGCGGCGGGGGTGAGCACGGCCGAGCTGTCGTCGCCGAACCGCTCGGGTGCCATGTAGGCCACCGTGCCCACCATCTGGTCGGTGGCGGTGTGCACGCCGCTGGACTCCATGGCCCTGGCGATGCCGAAGTCGATCACCTTGGGGCTGCCCGGGGCGAGCAGCACGTTGCGCGGCTTGAGATCGCGGTGGATGATGCCGGCCCCGTGGATGGCGGTCAGCGCGGTCGCCACCCCGATCGCCACGCTGTGCAGGTTGGCCGCGGTCAGCGGGCCGCGCTCGGCCACCACGTCGGCCAGGCTGGGGCCGTCGACGTACTCCACGACCAGATAGGGCTGCTCGTGGTCGGGGTCGGCGTCGAGCACCTCGGCCGTGCAGAACGGCGGCACCTGGCGGACCCGCTCGACCTCGCTGCGGAACCGGCGCCGGAACTCGTCGTCGTGGGCCAGGTCGGCACGCACCATCTTGACCGCGACCAGCGCCCCGCTGTTGCTGCGCGCCAGGTAGACCGTGCCCATGCCGCCCTCGCCGAGCCGTCCGAGCAGCTCGTAGGGCCCCAGCCGGCGCGGGTCACGCGGACGCAGCGGCGTCGTGCGCTCCTCCGCCATGCCGTGCCCCTCCCCCGTACCCCTGACAGGATGGCACCCTATCGGGCGACAGCGGGACCGGTCATCCACAGGGGCCGCCACCGCCCCGCCGGGCCGGCATCACCGAGGCCGCGGTCCCGCTGCACATCGGACAGTGCCGCGGGGAGCACAGCCCTCGCTCAATCCTGCCGGTGGCTCACAGGCTCCGGACGTCCACATTGGCGAAGGTGACGGCGTACGGCGGCTGCTGGTCGACGGCCTCGACGCTCAGGCCCAGCCGCACCTGCCCGCCGGTGGGGGCGGCCGGCAGCTTGACCTGACCGGCGTACGCGCCGTTGCGGAAGACCTGGGCCGACTTCTCGCGCACGACGAGGTGCACGCGCACCGACTTCTTCAGCGCGATGCGGCTCTTGAGCGGGATGGTGCCGTACACCACCTTGCTGTCCGGCTTGTCGGCCGCGATCGAGAACGAGTCCTGGCAGACCCGCAGCACCTGGCCACCGCCGTTGTCGTTCCAGTGGAACCAGATGCCGGCGCAGCTGCCGGCCGACTGCAGCGCGGTGGTGACCTCGACGCCGAAGTCGTCGTCGATCACCTCGTCCGGGCCGACGCACTGGTAGGTGCCGCGGTCGATGCGCCCGGCCCGCATCACGCCCTTGGTGTAGCAGTTGGCGCTCTGCTCGTGGATCTCGCTGTCCAGCCACTGGCCGGGCTGGTTGAGCGGGTCCTGGATGATCGGCTCGCCGCCGGTGGGCTCCTTGGGCGTGGGCTTGACCGGTTTGCTGGTCTTGGGCTTGCGGGACGCGGCCGGGGCGGGCGAGGCCGACGCCGGCCGGGTGGGCGCCGCGGACGGCGATGCCGACGCCGACGCCGACGGGGACGGCTGCGCGGGCAGGCTGGGACCGCCGATGCCCGCGGCCTCGCCGCCGTCCGACGACGCGGCGACCAGCGGGGCCTCGGTGCCGGCGTCCGCGTTGGCCAGGACCACCCCGGTGGCGGTGACCCCGGCGACGACCAGCAGCACCGCGGAGGCGGCGATGAGCAGGTTCTTGCGGGACCTGCGCGGCGGCGGTGCGATCGGTGCGAACGACGTCGGGACGGGCCGGTCGCCGAGCAGCAGGTCGAGCAGCTCGCGGGCGGTGGGCCGGTCGGCGGGGTCGCGGGACAGCGCCACCGCGACGATGTCCCGCAACGGCTCGGGCAGCCCGGCCAGGTGCGGCGGCTGGGTGAGGATGCGCGCCGCGGTGGCCTGCGGCGAGTCACCGTGGAACGGGGTGCGGCCGGTGCCGGCGTACGAGACCACGCAGCCCCACGCGAACACGTCCGCGGCCGCCGTCAGCGGCGTGCCCGGCTCGGACGAGAACCGCTCCGGGGCCATGTAGGCCACGGTGCCGACCATCTGGTCGGTGCGGGTGTGCTGGCTGGTCGCCTCGAAAGCCCGGGCGATGCCGAAGTCGATCACCTTGGGGCTGCCCGGGGCGAGCAGCACGTTGTCCGGCTTGAGGTCGCGGTGGATCACCCCGGCGCCGTGGATGCCGGACAGCGCGGTGGCCACCCCGACGGCGAGCGACTGCAGGGCGGCGGCCTTGAGCGGGCCACGCTCCTCGACCACCTCGGCCAGGCTGGGGCCGTCGACGTACTCGACCACCAGGTACGGCGGGTTGTGGTCGAGGTCGGCGTCGAGCACCTCGGCCGTACAGAAGGACGGGACCTGGCGGGCACGCTCGACCTCGCTGCGGAACCGGCCCCGGAACTCCGGGTCGTGCGCCAGCTGGGCGTGCACGAGCTTGATCGCGACGTACGTGCCGGCCGGGTCGAGCGCGAGGTAGACCACGCCCATGCCGCCGGAGCCGAGCCGGCCGGTCAGCTGGTACGGCCCGAGCCGCTCCGGGTCACCGCGCAGCAGCGGGTTCACGCGGTACGCGGTCTCCACGATCATCTCCCGGGGCGTCGGTTCAGCGGCGGCACGACGGCCGGCCGGACAGCGGATCATCCGCGTCCCGCCGACCGACCAGGCCACTCAACTCGGGCCGCGGCGTGCAGGCAAGTTACCGGCGAGAACCTGCCCGGAAGTCCTCAATTTCTTGACAAACCGCAGCTCATACCATCTGTGACAAGCTGTGCACGCTCCGCCGGGAGAGCTACTTCTTGCCCGCCTCGGTGAGCCGCAGCGCCAGCGCCGGGCAGACGTTGACGGCCTTGCGGGCTCCGTTCTCCAGCCACGGCGGCAGCGGTGTCTGGGGGAACGCCGGGAAGCCGTTGGCGTCGAGCCGGATGATCTCGGGTGCGACCGCCGAGCACAGCCCGTGCCCGTCGCAGCGCGACCAGTCCAGCGCGAGCTTCCGCGCACCCTGCTGCTGGTGGTAGGGCAGCGGGAGGATGCCGCGCACCTGCTTGCCGCAGCCCTCGCCGTTGGCGTGCAGCTCGACGTCGCGGGCGAAGACCTCCAGCGCCGACAGCGCGAACCGGGAGGTGCCGTCGGGGTGGCTGCACGCGCCCCGGCCCTTGACCACACCGGCAGCCTGGCGCACGTTCTCCAGCGCGCTGCCGCCCAGGGCCACCAGGGTGACCGCGCGGGCCAGGTCGGGCAGACCCAACCGGCAGGGGCCGCACTGGCCCGCCGACTCCCCGGCGAGGTACTGCACGACCTGCGCGACCTCGCCGAGCGGGCAGGTCTGCGAGCCGATCGGGATCAGCATGCCGGCGCCGAGCGTGCCACCGACCTTGGCGAACCCCTTGCGCGAGATGGTGACCGTCCTGGCCGCCTCCGCGGTGATCCACTTGCCGTGGTAGCCACCGACCAGCAGCCCCGCGCCGATGTCGGCGCCGCACATCTCCAGCACCTCCATCAGCGGGGTGCCGGTGGGCGCCTCCACGACGGCGGGCGCGGTGGCCGAGCCGCCGACGGTCAGCATGACCGTGCCCGGCTCCTCGGGGATGCCGACCGAGTTGTACTCCCACGGGCCCAGCCGCGCGGCGATGGCGATCTGCGAGTACGTCTCGGCGTTGGACAGCAGCGTGGGCAGTCCGGCCACGCCGTTGTCGCTGGACCGGACCTTGCGCCCGGGCGGGATGTGCGCCTCGCCGTTGATCCCGCGCACCAGCGCGCCGCCCTCACCGGAGATGAAGCGGTGCGGCACGGTGACGATCCGGGTCGGCACCGGCATCCGCCGCTCGGCCAGCGCCGCCGCCAGCGAGTCCTGCCCGACCCCGTCGTCGGCGATGCCGATGACGATCTCCTCGGCGTCCAGCGCGGCCGCGGCCAGCGCGGCGCCGTCCAGGATGAGGTGCGGCGCGCGGGTCAGGACGACCTTGTCCTTCCACGACGGCGGCTCGCCCTCGGTCG includes:
- a CDS encoding serine/threonine-protein kinase; its protein translation is MAEERTTPLRPRDPRRLGPYELLGRLGEGGMGTVYLARSNSGALVAVKMVRADLAHDDEFRRRFRSEVERVRQVPPFCTAEVLDADPDHEQPYLVVEYVDGPSLADVVAERGPLTAANLHSVAIGVATALTAIHGAGIIHRDLKPRNVLLAPGSPKVIDFGIARAMESSGVHTATDQMVGTVAYMAPERFGDDSSAVLTPAADVFAWGGVVAYAGTGRTPFNAGSPPATAARILTGRPDLRGLSGPLRDLVAHALEKEPAHRPTARELLDLLVTGPHRPASAAAALAHQPGLRVAAQEAQAATGYHSGRQLTAVAAPAALVGYTEDAIVTQPVSEIGYLEDSIVTQPVPGTTPSPFTRDAQPRRPWVLPAAVALLLVAALLVGGAGYLMWPRPGSTEVSADSPAPVLQDALAQERLWQPTASKPERASCSFDGALRVRRETKGVYRCRGPADAEPADVQAQVGVRLLTRDSCAAIYLRYQNLKGYQVRVCERNVYVSTHKSSAVEVLKTFPLDGAPIGLNAPPARITLSIAGGTIEILRDGELVGTMAAEDRDIRGGRVALGISTEEYAPATGPYEVAFSDITIWPARR
- a CDS encoding serine/threonine-protein kinase, with amino-acid sequence MIVETAYRVNPLLRGDPERLGPYQLTGRLGSGGMGVVYLALDPAGTYVAIKLVHAQLAHDPEFRGRFRSEVERARQVPSFCTAEVLDADLDHNPPYLVVEYVDGPSLAEVVEERGPLKAAALQSLAVGVATALSGIHGAGVIHRDLKPDNVLLAPGSPKVIDFGIARAFEATSQHTRTDQMVGTVAYMAPERFSSEPGTPLTAAADVFAWGCVVSYAGTGRTPFHGDSPQATAARILTQPPHLAGLPEPLRDIVAVALSRDPADRPTARELLDLLLGDRPVPTSFAPIAPPPRRSRKNLLIAASAVLLVVAGVTATGVVLANADAGTEAPLVAASSDGGEAAGIGGPSLPAQPSPSASASASPSAAPTRPASASPAPAASRKPKTSKPVKPTPKEPTGGEPIIQDPLNQPGQWLDSEIHEQSANCYTKGVMRAGRIDRGTYQCVGPDEVIDDDFGVEVTTALQSAGSCAGIWFHWNDNGGGQVLRVCQDSFSIAADKPDSKVVYGTIPLKSRIALKKSVRVHLVVREKSAQVFRNGAYAGQVKLPAAPTGGQVRLGLSVEAVDQQPPYAVTFANVDVRSL
- a CDS encoding AAA family ATPase; the protein is MGLGCPAADPAAAGPPVSAPALVVIRGNSGSGKTTTAREVRRRYGRGCALIEQDHLRRIVLREHDSEDLPTVAPGFIVTVVQAALAEGYHVVLEGMLRSRRYGGPLRRLLAGHAGPSSVFWMQVSLAETIRRHERRAEPIPVTAAEMAGWYLPMDVLGVPGEQIIEEASGFDETVTRILHDSGLAGTAALTPCPVLCPRCAGNP
- a CDS encoding NADH-quinone oxidoreductase subunit NuoF family protein — translated: MSESQVPPVTSIGTPRLTAGMEEYGRLDLLAHQEVHGGFAALSSGELIGLADRIELRGRGGAGFPFARKVRAVVDSCRRQDLPPVIVVNATEGEPPSWKDKVVLTRAPHLILDGAALAAAALDAEEIVIGIADDGVGQDSLAAALAERRMPVPTRIVTVPHRFISGEGGALVRGINGEAHIPPGRKVRSSDNGVAGLPTLLSNAETYSQIAIAARLGPWEYNSVGIPEEPGTVMLTVGGSATAPAVVEAPTGTPLMEVLEMCGADIGAGLLVGGYHGKWITAEAARTVTISRKGFAKVGGTLGAGMLIPIGSQTCPLGEVAQVVQYLAGESAGQCGPCRLGLPDLARAVTLVALGGSALENVRQAAGVVKGRGACSHPDGTSRFALSALEVFARDVELHANGEGCGKQVRGILPLPYHQQQGARKLALDWSRCDGHGLCSAVAPEIIRLDANGFPAFPQTPLPPWLENGARKAVNVCPALALRLTEAGKK
- a CDS encoding DUF2332 domain-containing protein; translated protein: MTVAERYAEFAVREAKGSSPTYERLALAVARHPALLELIATLPPGKQQPNLLFAVVRLLGGPVGDPAAFAAFVLGRWPRIEPEMLARATQTNEPGRCALLLPVLAALPQPLALLEAGASAGLNLYPDRYRYGYSGHPVGTSGPFLDCALTGIAPPTRLPEVVWRAGIDLNPLDVTSAADVAWLEALIWPEHTHRRARLRAAAAVAAADPPYLVRGDLAGDLPALAARAPRDATLVVFHTSVLYQVPPDRRSAFLALAPRLGRWLSVESPDVVPLPGLPEPPDATLHNVLALDGTPLAWAKGHGEAMTWFSG
- a CDS encoding NAD(P)/FAD-dependent oxidoreductase, yielding MRIAIAGGGLGGLTLARILHQHGIAAVVYEREAGRAARAQGGLLDLHPESGQRALADAGLTAAFRSEARPEGEEHRILDPAGRVLVHHVPQPGSFAGRPEIDRGVLRDLLLGSLPEGTIAWQHRLTGVTPLPGGGFRLTFEGGRRAECDVLVGADGARSVVRPLLTGTSLAAVSLVVELTVRDADRRHPGIAELVGPGNLWCVGDSRILSAQRLGDGSIRVGITLPAEPAASPGTEGTAPAASPGTGGTAPAAASGQRAAKTDLRAYEDKRTLLAMFAGWADRVTALIEAADGTPVPRRIEAMPPGTRWEHRPGRTLIGDAAHLMPPVGEGANQAMLDAAELAAAMAAEPGDPDAALRSYEQAMFERIQPIAEMSARVQAMMLSPTAAADLTRFFTPRSTEPA